A DNA window from Shewanella baltica contains the following coding sequences:
- the napA gene encoding nitrate reductase catalytic subunit NapA translates to MSISRREFLKANAAVAAATAVGVTLPIKMVEAAEQPDNIKWDKAPCRFCGVGCSVLVGTKAGKVVATKGDPESPVNRGLNCIKGYFLSKIMYGKDRLTTPLLRMKDGKYHKEGEFTPISWDMAFDTMAAKWKHSLATKGPTSVGMFGSGQWTIWEGYAASKLHKAGFLTNNIDPNARHCMASAVGGFMRTFGIDEPMGCYDDLEAADQFVLWGANMAEMHPILWARLSDRRLSSPTCRVHVLSTFENRSFDLADNPMVFRPQSDLVILNFIANYIIQNNAVNNDFVTKHTKFALGVDDIGYGLRPDHPLEKKAKNPGNGKSTPISFNEYAKFVSTYTLEYAAKMSGVEPEKLETLAKAYADPNVKVMSLWTMGINQHVRGVWANNMLYNIHLLTGKIATPGNSPFSLTGQPSACGTAREVGTFAHRLPADMEVTNDKHRAIAEKLWQVPAGTIPAKPGYHAVLQSRMLKDGKLNCYWTMCTNNMQAGPNINDEIYPGFRNPENFIVVSDPYPTITAMAADLILPTAMWVEKEGAYGNAERRTHMWHQQVKAPEGATSDLWQLVEFSKRFKVSEVWPAELIAKQPEYADKTLYEVLFANGVIDKFPTSDCKAELNDESEHFGFYLQKGIFEEYATFGRGHGHDLADFDRYHETRGLRWPVVDGKETLRRFVEGSDPYVKAGEGFKFYGKPDGKAVIFALPYEPAAEEPNEEYDLWMSTGRVLEHWHTGSMTARVPELYRAFPDAQIFMHPEDAKARGVQRGDEVIVASPRGEVKTRVETKGRNKPPRGVVFMPFFDARQLVNKLILDATDPLSKETDFKKCPVKVFKAENNQ, encoded by the coding sequence ATGAGCATAAGCCGCCGCGAGTTTCTCAAGGCCAACGCAGCGGTTGCCGCCGCAACAGCCGTTGGTGTCACGCTTCCCATTAAAATGGTTGAAGCCGCCGAACAGCCAGACAATATCAAATGGGATAAAGCCCCTTGCCGCTTTTGCGGTGTGGGTTGTAGCGTATTAGTCGGCACCAAAGCGGGTAAAGTCGTTGCTACTAAGGGCGATCCTGAAAGTCCAGTCAACCGTGGCCTTAACTGTATCAAGGGCTATTTTTTATCGAAAATCATGTACGGCAAGGACAGATTAACCACGCCATTACTGCGGATGAAAGACGGCAAATACCATAAAGAAGGCGAGTTCACCCCAATCAGCTGGGATATGGCCTTTGATACTATGGCGGCTAAATGGAAACACAGTCTCGCCACCAAGGGCCCGACATCAGTGGGTATGTTTGGCTCTGGCCAATGGACCATTTGGGAAGGCTACGCCGCCTCTAAACTCCATAAAGCAGGTTTTCTAACGAACAATATCGACCCTAATGCGCGCCACTGCATGGCCTCTGCCGTTGGCGGCTTTATGCGCACCTTCGGTATCGATGAGCCCATGGGGTGTTATGACGATTTAGAAGCCGCCGATCAGTTTGTGCTTTGGGGCGCGAACATGGCCGAGATGCACCCAATTCTGTGGGCACGTTTATCCGATAGACGTTTAAGCAGTCCAACGTGCCGCGTGCATGTGCTGTCGACCTTTGAAAATCGCAGCTTCGATTTAGCCGATAATCCTATGGTGTTCCGCCCGCAATCGGACTTAGTGATCCTCAACTTTATTGCCAATTACATTATTCAAAATAACGCGGTTAATAATGACTTTGTAACTAAACACACTAAGTTTGCCTTAGGCGTTGACGATATCGGCTATGGCCTGCGTCCAGATCATCCATTAGAGAAAAAAGCCAAAAATCCAGGCAATGGTAAATCGACACCGATTAGCTTTAACGAGTATGCCAAGTTTGTCAGCACATATACGCTGGAATACGCGGCTAAGATGAGTGGTGTTGAGCCCGAGAAATTAGAAACTTTAGCCAAGGCCTATGCCGATCCTAACGTTAAAGTGATGAGTCTGTGGACCATGGGCATTAACCAACATGTTCGCGGTGTATGGGCAAACAACATGCTCTACAACATCCACTTACTCACGGGCAAAATTGCTACACCGGGTAACAGTCCATTCTCGTTAACCGGTCAACCTTCGGCTTGCGGGACTGCCCGTGAAGTGGGGACTTTCGCCCATCGTTTACCTGCCGATATGGAAGTGACCAACGACAAGCACCGCGCTATTGCCGAAAAACTGTGGCAAGTGCCTGCTGGGACTATTCCAGCCAAACCTGGCTACCATGCCGTACTCCAGAGCCGCATGCTCAAAGATGGCAAGCTCAACTGCTACTGGACCATGTGTACCAATAATATGCAGGCAGGCCCCAACATCAACGATGAGATTTACCCTGGCTTTCGTAACCCAGAAAACTTTATCGTGGTTTCAGATCCTTACCCAACCATCACAGCTATGGCGGCAGATTTAATTTTGCCAACGGCTATGTGGGTTGAGAAAGAAGGGGCTTACGGCAACGCCGAGCGCCGCACCCACATGTGGCACCAACAGGTTAAAGCCCCCGAAGGCGCGACCTCAGATCTGTGGCAATTAGTCGAGTTTTCAAAACGCTTTAAAGTGTCTGAAGTCTGGCCAGCTGAGTTGATCGCTAAGCAACCAGAATATGCGGATAAAACCTTATATGAAGTGCTATTCGCCAACGGCGTGATCGACAAGTTCCCAACTTCCGATTGCAAAGCCGAATTAAACGATGAGAGCGAACACTTTGGTTTCTATCTGCAAAAAGGCATTTTTGAAGAATACGCCACATTCGGTCGTGGCCACGGCCATGATCTAGCCGACTTTGACCGTTACCACGAAACCCGTGGCCTGCGCTGGCCAGTCGTTGATGGCAAAGAAACCCTGCGCCGTTTCGTTGAAGGTAGCGACCCTTATGTCAAAGCGGGTGAAGGCTTTAAATTCTATGGCAAACCCGATGGTAAAGCGGTGATCTTCGCCCTACCTTACGAGCCCGCCGCCGAAGAGCCGAATGAAGAATACGATCTGTGGATGTCGACTGGCCGCGTGCTGGAACATTGGCACACAGGCTCGATGACAGCCCGCGTACCTGAGCTTTACCGCGCCTTTCCCGACGCGCAGATTTTTATGCACCCAGAAGATGCCAAAGCCCGCGGTGTACAACGCGGTGATGAAGTCATAGTGGCATCACCACGGGGTGAAGTAAAAACTCGTGTCGAGACCAAAGGCCGTAACAAACCGCCACGCGGCGTGGTATTTATGCCTTTCTTCGATGCACGCCAGTTAGTCAACAAACTGATATTGGATGCGACCGATCCCCTGTCAAAAGAAACTGACTTTAAAAAATGCCCAGTGAAAGTCTTCAAGGCGGAGAATAACCAATGA
- the napB gene encoding nitrate reductase cytochrome c-type subunit NapB: protein MRKILTLTALLVAITGCSGQQTDTNAAPVNIQSLAGNMAITDIRPADAMAIYPNRGTAIERSFSEQPPLIPHKDDYKITLDKNGCLSCHSWDKAKRMKATPVAKSHVIDDKGTVNGHNYFCTQCHVAQAENKQPLVENQFSDK, encoded by the coding sequence ATGAGAAAAATACTCACCTTAACTGCGTTACTCGTCGCCATTACCGGCTGTTCCGGTCAGCAAACCGACACCAATGCAGCGCCAGTTAATATTCAATCCCTCGCAGGAAACATGGCGATCACCGACATTCGCCCAGCCGATGCCATGGCGATTTATCCCAATCGCGGCACCGCCATTGAGCGCAGCTTTAGCGAGCAACCACCGCTCATCCCACATAAGGACGATTACAAGATCACCTTAGATAAAAATGGCTGTCTAAGCTGCCATAGTTGGGACAAAGCAAAACGCATGAAAGCCACGCCTGTTGCTAAGTCCCATGTGATTGATGATAAAGGCACAGTTAACGGGCATAACTATTTCTGTACTCAATGCCACGTCGCTCAAGCCGAAAACAAACAACCACTCGTGGAGAATCAGTTCTCAGACAAGTAA
- a CDS encoding LysR family transcriptional regulator encodes MNIPIKTLQCFLTLVETENFTRAAQKCFITQPTLSKIIQRLEESLGETLLIRNNQKVELTQAGQLFEHSAREILGQWHRLQEDMSNLSGLKSGRLRLGVCPMMSSLIIGLLTSYRKRYPGVELHMYEYGGFGCEQALLNNSLDIAFTALPTTHETELVNQPLTKYPLLACLPEGHPLAEKDHLNWQDFQPYPFILYNEDFSLAKLINRLSRKAGVQLNIAFRSGQWDFLAAMVEADMGVAILPEPICNRLSTSKLVFKPMQPAMTWDLALIWRQSLPLTPAAKALLELSKQKTER; translated from the coding sequence ATGAACATCCCAATCAAGACCTTACAGTGTTTTCTGACCCTAGTGGAAACTGAAAACTTTACCCGCGCCGCGCAGAAATGTTTTATCACTCAGCCGACACTGAGCAAAATCATCCAAAGACTCGAGGAGAGCCTAGGGGAAACCTTGCTGATCCGAAATAACCAAAAAGTTGAGCTCACTCAGGCGGGGCAGCTATTTGAGCACAGTGCACGAGAAATCCTCGGCCAATGGCATAGATTGCAGGAGGACATGAGTAACCTCAGCGGTCTCAAATCAGGGCGGTTACGACTGGGTGTATGCCCTATGATGAGCAGCCTTATCATAGGCTTGCTCACTAGCTACCGTAAACGTTATCCGGGGGTTGAACTACACATGTATGAGTACGGCGGATTCGGCTGCGAGCAAGCCCTGCTCAATAACAGTCTCGATATCGCCTTTACCGCGCTACCCACAACCCATGAGACAGAACTCGTCAATCAACCCCTAACTAAGTACCCTTTGCTTGCATGCCTGCCTGAGGGGCATCCCTTAGCAGAAAAAGACCACTTGAACTGGCAGGACTTCCAACCCTATCCTTTTATCCTCTATAACGAAGATTTCTCTCTCGCTAAGTTGATCAATCGGCTCAGCCGCAAAGCAGGTGTTCAGCTCAACATTGCCTTTCGCAGCGGCCAGTGGGATTTTCTCGCCGCCATGGTCGAAGCCGATATGGGTGTCGCCATTTTACCTGAGCCGATTTGCAATAGACTAAGCACCAGCAAACTGGTCTTTAAACCTATGCAACCCGCAATGACATGGGATCTGGCGCTTATTTGGCGACAAAGTTTACCTTTAACGCCCGCGGCCAAGGCCTTGCTCGAATTAAGTAAACAAAAGACTGAACGCTGA
- the fusA gene encoding elongation factor G, which yields MTELSKYRNIGIFAHVDAGKTTTTERILKLTGKIHKIGEVHDGESTTDFMVQEAERGITIQSAAVSCFWKDHRFNVIDTPGHVDFTVEVYRSLKVLDGGIGVFCGSGGVEPQSETNWRYANESEVARIIFVNKLDRMGADFLRVVKQTKDVLAATPLVMVLPIGVEDEFTGVVDLLTRKAYVWDDSGLPENFEVLDVPADMVDMVEEYREMLIETAVEQDDAVMEAYMEGEEPSMEDIKRCIRTGTRKLAFFPTYCGSAFKNKGMQLVLDAVVDYLPAPDEVDPQPLTDEEGNETGEFAIVSADEPLKALAFKIMDDRFGALTFVRIYSGRLKKGDTILNSATGKTERIGRMCEMYADDRIEIESAQAGDIIAIVGMKNVQTGHTLCDVKHPVTLEAMVFPEPVISIAVAPKDKGGSEKMGIAIGKMIAEDPSFRVETDEDSGETILKGMGELHLDIKVDILKRTYGVELIVGEPQVAYRETITQMVEDQYTHKKQSGGSGQFGKIEYIIRPGEPNTGFVFKSSVVGGSVPKEFWPAVEKGFASMMNTGTIAGFPVLDVEFELTDGAFHAVDSSAIAFEIAAKGAFRQSIAKAKPQLLEPIMKVDVFSPDDNVGDVIGDLNRRRGMIKDQVAGVTGVRVKADVPLSEMFGYIGTLRTMTSGRGQFSMEFSHYSQCPASVAEKVVAQVKERKAAEAKK from the coding sequence ATGACCGAATTATCCAAATACAGAAACATTGGTATCTTCGCTCACGTTGACGCGGGTAAAACCACGACCACCGAGCGTATCCTTAAGCTAACCGGTAAAATCCATAAAATCGGTGAAGTTCACGATGGTGAATCTACCACTGACTTCATGGTACAGGAAGCTGAGCGCGGTATTACTATTCAGTCTGCTGCTGTAAGTTGCTTCTGGAAAGATCACCGTTTCAACGTTATCGACACCCCAGGACACGTTGACTTCACAGTTGAAGTTTATCGTTCTCTGAAAGTGCTTGATGGCGGTATCGGTGTATTCTGTGGTTCAGGCGGTGTTGAGCCTCAATCAGAAACTAACTGGCGCTATGCGAACGAATCTGAAGTTGCTCGTATCATCTTCGTAAACAAGTTAGACCGTATGGGTGCTGACTTCTTACGTGTTGTTAAGCAAACTAAAGACGTATTAGCTGCAACTCCACTGGTTATGGTTTTACCAATCGGTGTTGAAGATGAATTCACCGGTGTTGTTGACCTGTTAACTCGTAAAGCATACGTGTGGGATGATTCTGGTCTGCCAGAAAACTTCGAAGTATTAGACGTGCCTGCTGACATGGTTGACATGGTTGAAGAATACCGTGAAATGCTGATCGAAACAGCTGTTGAGCAAGACGATGCAGTGATGGAAGCGTACATGGAAGGCGAAGAGCCATCTATGGAAGACATCAAGCGTTGTATCCGTACTGGTACTCGTAAACTTGCATTCTTCCCAACATACTGTGGTTCTGCGTTCAAGAACAAAGGTATGCAACTGGTTCTCGATGCTGTTGTTGATTATTTACCAGCACCAGATGAAGTTGATCCACAACCACTGACTGACGAAGAAGGCAACGAAACTGGCGAATTCGCTATCGTTTCTGCTGATGAGCCATTGAAAGCGTTAGCGTTCAAAATCATGGATGACCGTTTCGGTGCCCTGACTTTCGTACGTATCTACTCTGGCCGTCTGAAGAAGGGTGATACCATCCTGAACAGCGCGACTGGCAAGACTGAACGTATCGGCCGTATGTGCGAAATGTACGCTGACGACCGTATCGAAATTGAATCAGCTCAAGCTGGCGACATTATCGCTATCGTGGGTATGAAGAACGTTCAAACTGGTCACACTCTGTGTGATGTTAAACACCCAGTTACGTTAGAAGCTATGGTGTTCCCAGAGCCAGTTATCTCTATCGCAGTAGCGCCAAAAGATAAAGGCGGTTCTGAGAAAATGGGTATCGCTATCGGTAAGATGATCGCTGAAGATCCATCATTCCGCGTAGAAACTGACGAAGATTCAGGTGAAACCATCCTTAAAGGTATGGGCGAGCTTCACTTAGATATCAAAGTAGACATTCTGAAGCGTACTTATGGCGTTGAATTGATCGTAGGTGAGCCACAAGTTGCTTACCGTGAAACCATTACTCAAATGGTTGAAGATCAATACACTCACAAGAAACAATCTGGTGGTTCTGGTCAATTCGGTAAGATCGAATATATCATTCGCCCAGGTGAGCCAAACACTGGTTTCGTGTTCAAATCTTCAGTAGTTGGTGGTAGCGTTCCGAAGGAATTCTGGCCAGCAGTTGAGAAAGGTTTCGCGAGCATGATGAACACAGGTACTATCGCTGGCTTCCCAGTGTTAGACGTTGAGTTCGAATTAACTGACGGTGCATTCCACGCAGTTGACTCATCAGCAATCGCGTTCGAAATCGCTGCTAAAGGCGCTTTCCGTCAGTCTATCGCTAAAGCTAAACCACAACTTCTTGAGCCAATCATGAAAGTTGACGTGTTCAGCCCAGATGACAACGTGGGTGACGTGATCGGTGACTTAAACCGTCGTCGCGGCATGATCAAAGACCAAGTTGCTGGTGTAACAGGTGTTCGCGTTAAAGCTGACGTACCGTTATCAGAAATGTTCGGTTATATCGGTACTTTACGTACAATGACTTCTGGTCGTGGTCAGTTCTCTATGGAGTTCTCACACTACAGCCAATGTCCAGCTAGCGTAGCTGAGAAAGTTGTTGCTCAAGTTAAAGAACGTAAAGCTGCTGAAGCTAAGAAGTAA
- a CDS encoding diguanylate cyclase, whose amino-acid sequence MELRGLLRLLPLLICTPLLAHADRLAMANAKLASQDVSVSITQIVRYCVDPDWLPYEGIREGKHLGISSDYIDYIESHSSLKFQLVSTSSWTETLSFLQSGQCDLTPMLNKTLIRETYLHFSDVYFRSPNVLVSLKDQPFLQGFENIGARTLAVPKGYRLAEYIQHYYPQIETLTVASEPAGLQSVLDKRADLFVGSMFSVNSYIQQTGFNHLKIAGWGGPEDELRMGVAYGQESLLPVINKALNAVSEQERILIYQKWNNVTVIDETNYSLVYQVICATCLLLLMLGARTYFISQYNRRLTDKNQQLETLRKQLEASNAELEFLSTHDPLTKLYNRHYFNRLFINNEQHDKSAKAGMCLVMIDIDYFKEINDTLGHNVGDRILEQVSQVLQHCVRESDVVARWGGEEFVILCQHSSLPLVESLCVRIAERIKHYQFTDNVQLTCSFGVAKLADNEPMMLCFERADRALYRAKAQGRNQMCTDK is encoded by the coding sequence ATGGAATTGCGTGGCTTATTGAGGTTATTGCCGCTATTGATTTGTACGCCATTACTGGCTCATGCCGACCGTTTAGCGATGGCGAATGCTAAGCTTGCTAGCCAAGACGTTAGCGTTAGCATAACTCAGATAGTCCGTTATTGTGTTGATCCTGACTGGTTACCCTATGAAGGAATCCGAGAGGGTAAACATCTGGGGATTTCATCAGATTATATTGATTATATCGAATCGCATTCCTCCCTTAAGTTTCAGCTGGTGTCGACTTCCTCTTGGACCGAGACCTTATCTTTTTTGCAAAGCGGGCAGTGTGATTTAACCCCTATGCTGAATAAAACCCTGATACGAGAGACTTATCTGCACTTCAGTGATGTCTATTTCCGCTCTCCTAATGTATTAGTGTCACTTAAAGATCAGCCTTTCTTGCAAGGATTTGAGAATATTGGCGCGCGTACTTTAGCCGTGCCAAAAGGTTATCGTTTAGCCGAATATATTCAGCATTATTATCCTCAAATTGAGACGCTTACTGTGGCCAGTGAGCCAGCAGGATTGCAGTCGGTGCTGGATAAACGTGCCGATCTGTTTGTGGGATCGATGTTTTCGGTTAACTCCTACATCCAACAAACTGGATTTAATCATTTGAAAATAGCTGGTTGGGGCGGACCAGAAGATGAGTTGCGGATGGGGGTTGCCTATGGTCAAGAGTCCTTGTTACCTGTGATAAATAAGGCCTTAAATGCTGTGAGTGAGCAGGAGCGGATCTTGATTTATCAGAAGTGGAATAATGTGACTGTAATAGATGAGACTAACTATTCGCTTGTTTATCAAGTTATCTGCGCGACGTGTTTGTTATTGCTAATGTTGGGGGCAAGAACTTACTTTATCAGCCAGTATAACCGTAGACTCACCGATAAGAATCAGCAGCTCGAAACCTTACGAAAGCAGCTCGAGGCTTCAAATGCCGAACTCGAGTTTTTATCTACCCATGATCCCCTGACCAAGTTGTATAACCGACATTACTTTAATCGCCTGTTTATTAATAATGAGCAGCATGATAAATCTGCTAAAGCAGGCATGTGCTTGGTGATGATTGATATCGATTACTTTAAAGAGATTAATGACACGCTAGGGCATAACGTCGGTGATCGGATCCTTGAGCAAGTGTCGCAGGTGCTACAGCACTGTGTGCGTGAATCTGATGTGGTTGCACGTTGGGGCGGCGAAGAGTTTGTGATCCTCTGTCAGCATTCATCTTTACCCTTAGTTGAAAGCTTGTGTGTGCGGATAGCTGAGAGGATCAAACATTATCAATTTACTGACAATGTGCAGTTAACTTGCAGTTTTGGCGTCGCTAAGCTTGCCGATAACGAACCTATGATGTTGTGCTTTGAACGTGCCGATCGCGCGCTTTATCGTGCTAAAGCGCAAGGGCGTAATCAAATGTGCACCGACAAATAA
- a CDS encoding IS110-like element ISSba19 family transposase, whose protein sequence is MKITTIGLDIAKSVFHAVGVDKAGKLIKKKMLRRKDLLSFLAQIEPCLIVMEACGGANYWAREFELLGHNVKLIAPQFVVPFRQGNKNDYNDALAIAEAAQRPNMRFVKPKSVEQQDVQLLHRMRERLTKQSTALINQVRGMLAEYGIVITKSKSAFKVQFPDILADETNALTTKGRAIFYQLYEEFSDIEKRLKGCDVQVLTETKNNVICQRLETIPGIGPVTATAFYAAAGDGKDFSNGRHFSAWCGLVPKQHSSGGKDNLLGISKRGNAYLRTLFIHGARAVLQHSCHKQDKFSCWAIQLAERRGFNRACVAVANKLARMAWVIAAHDEEYRLPV, encoded by the coding sequence ATGAAGATTACTACAATTGGTTTAGATATCGCAAAGTCTGTTTTTCATGCTGTTGGTGTCGATAAAGCAGGCAAGTTAATCAAAAAGAAAATGCTTAGACGCAAGGACTTACTTTCCTTTCTTGCTCAAATTGAGCCGTGTCTGATTGTGATGGAAGCCTGTGGTGGAGCAAATTACTGGGCCAGAGAATTTGAGCTGTTGGGCCATAACGTCAAGCTAATCGCACCTCAATTTGTGGTGCCTTTTCGGCAAGGTAATAAAAATGACTACAACGATGCGCTAGCCATCGCTGAAGCTGCGCAGCGACCCAACATGCGGTTTGTAAAACCCAAAAGCGTTGAGCAGCAAGATGTGCAACTGCTCCACCGCATGCGCGAACGATTAACTAAACAATCAACCGCCTTAATCAATCAAGTCAGAGGGATGTTAGCGGAATACGGCATTGTGATAACCAAAAGTAAATCGGCTTTTAAAGTACAGTTTCCAGATATTTTAGCGGATGAAACCAATGCGCTGACTACCAAAGGTCGGGCCATTTTTTATCAGTTATATGAAGAGTTTAGTGATATAGAAAAACGGCTTAAGGGTTGTGACGTTCAAGTGCTCACTGAAACTAAGAACAATGTGATTTGCCAGCGTTTAGAAACTATCCCAGGTATTGGTCCAGTCACCGCTACCGCCTTTTATGCCGCCGCAGGTGATGGTAAAGATTTCAGTAATGGTAGACACTTTTCAGCTTGGTGTGGCTTGGTTCCCAAGCAACACAGCAGTGGAGGTAAAGATAACCTCCTTGGAATAAGCAAGCGGGGAAATGCTTACTTACGTACCCTGTTCATCCACGGCGCCAGAGCTGTGTTACAGCACAGTTGTCATAAACAGGATAAATTTAGTTGCTGGGCAATCCAGTTAGCAGAACGCCGAGGTTTTAACCGAGCCTGTGTAGCCGTCGCCAATAAACTCGCGAGAATGGCATGGGTTATCGCGGCGCATGACGAAGAATATCGACTTCCAGTATAG